From the genome of Phytohabitans rumicis, one region includes:
- a CDS encoding MBL fold metallo-hydrolase, whose translation MLVHQSELLQNNTVVVQGRAGVLLIDAGITGGEMACLANDLSELGQPVVAGFSTHPDWDHVLWHAGLGEGPRYGTARCAADMRDLRSKADWKARAAEGLPPEIAEEIPLDVYGLIAGLPAGTTHIPWDGPKVRIIEHPAHSPGHAALLIEERGVLVAGDMLSDVFVPMLDNLNSTNDPIEEYLTGLQLLENVADNANVVIPGHGSVGEADELRTRIELDRAYVQALRDGGVSSDPRIGPSAKPGWEWVSDIHAGQVQQFAKKKEQDNE comes from the coding sequence GTGCTGGTCCACCAGAGCGAGTTACTCCAGAACAACACCGTTGTCGTCCAAGGCCGGGCTGGCGTGTTGCTCATCGACGCCGGGATTACAGGCGGCGAAATGGCCTGCCTCGCCAACGACCTGTCCGAGCTGGGCCAGCCCGTTGTGGCAGGCTTCTCGACGCATCCGGATTGGGATCATGTGCTCTGGCACGCCGGGCTCGGCGAAGGGCCTCGTTACGGTACAGCCCGCTGTGCGGCTGATATGCGAGATCTGCGGTCAAAGGCGGACTGGAAGGCCCGAGCCGCCGAGGGGCTACCACCGGAAATTGCCGAGGAGATACCGCTGGACGTCTACGGCCTCATTGCCGGACTCCCCGCCGGAACGACGCATATTCCGTGGGATGGCCCTAAAGTCCGGATTATCGAGCACCCGGCACATTCCCCGGGCCATGCGGCGCTGTTGATCGAGGAACGCGGGGTTCTCGTTGCCGGCGACATGCTCTCTGATGTCTTCGTCCCGATGCTCGACAACTTGAACAGCACCAATGACCCGATCGAGGAATACCTCACGGGGCTGCAGTTGCTCGAGAACGTGGCTGATAACGCCAATGTCGTCATTCCCGGCCACGGTTCCGTCGGCGAAGCTGATGAACTGCGCACACGGATCGAGCTGGACCGCGCGTACGTGCAGGCACTGCGTGACGGCGGTGTTTCCAGCGACCCGCGGATCGGCCCGTCGGCTAAGCCTGGCTGGGAATGGGTCAGCGACATACACGCAGGACAAGTGCAGCAGTTCGCCAAGAAGAAAGAGCAGGACAACGAATGA
- a CDS encoding SDR family NAD(P)-dependent oxidoreductase codes for MDLHLAGKVAVVTGASKGIGLAITRSLAAEGVRVVAGARTGSAELDVLADQKGVHPVQVDLTTPDGPATLITEAVNRFDAIDILVNNVGAVRPRLQGFLAVTDEDWNWAMTINFFAAVRTMRAALPHLVTRSGASIITISSVNAFLPDPSVIDYSAAKGALTNLCKSLSKEYGGTVRVNTISPGPVQTDLWLGDDGVAATVARANDTTAETVARQAAADTSTGRFTYPQEIANLVLYLASNHADNITGSDFLIDGGLIKTLQ; via the coding sequence ATGGATCTTCACCTCGCCGGGAAGGTCGCCGTCGTCACCGGTGCCAGTAAGGGCATCGGCCTCGCGATCACCCGATCACTGGCCGCCGAAGGCGTCCGCGTGGTGGCCGGCGCGCGGACAGGCAGCGCCGAACTCGACGTCCTCGCCGATCAGAAAGGCGTCCACCCCGTCCAGGTCGACCTGACCACACCCGACGGACCAGCGACCCTCATCACCGAGGCAGTCAACCGGTTTGATGCCATCGACATCCTCGTCAACAACGTCGGCGCCGTCCGCCCACGCCTGCAAGGCTTCCTCGCCGTCACCGACGAGGACTGGAACTGGGCAATGACGATCAATTTCTTCGCCGCCGTCCGCACCATGCGCGCGGCCCTCCCGCACCTGGTCACCCGAAGCGGGGCGTCCATCATCACCATCAGCTCGGTCAACGCGTTCCTGCCCGACCCCTCGGTGATCGACTACAGCGCAGCCAAAGGAGCCCTCACCAACCTATGCAAATCCCTGTCCAAGGAGTACGGCGGCACGGTCCGGGTCAACACCATCAGCCCCGGACCGGTCCAAACCGATCTCTGGCTCGGTGACGACGGCGTTGCGGCCACCGTCGCCCGCGCCAACGACACCACCGCGGAAACGGTGGCCCGGCAAGCTGCCGCCGACACCTCCACCGGACGATTCACCTACCCGCAGGAAATAGCCAACCTCGTCCTGTACCTGGCCAGCAACCACGCGGACAACATCACCGGAAGCGACTTCCTCATCGACGGCGGCCTCATCAAAACCCTCCAGTAG
- a CDS encoding DUF6069 family protein → MTIQSDVREVSAGTRRRDRALAVAGAVVAAVLVWVVGEPLLGYDMIIKVEGQEPQDLGASAIVMFSLLFSLLGWALLALLERVTPRARLIWTVVALVFLAVSFFPPFTIEAAGGPRSCSLSPTSRSPRCSYRCSGRPQ, encoded by the coding sequence GTGACGATTCAGAGTGATGTACGGGAGGTCAGTGCCGGAACGCGCCGGCGCGATCGGGCTCTCGCGGTGGCGGGGGCCGTCGTGGCTGCCGTCCTGGTCTGGGTGGTGGGCGAACCGTTGCTCGGCTACGACATGATCATCAAGGTCGAGGGGCAAGAGCCGCAGGACCTCGGGGCGAGCGCGATTGTCATGTTCTCGCTGTTGTTCTCCCTGCTGGGCTGGGCGCTGCTGGCCCTGCTGGAGCGCGTGACCCCCCGCGCCCGCCTGATCTGGACGGTCGTGGCGCTGGTGTTCCTGGCCGTGTCGTTCTTCCCGCCGTTCACCATCGAGGCGGCGGGGGGACCAAGGTCGTGCTCGCTCTCGCCCACGTCGCGGTCGCCGCGGTGCTCATACCGGTGTTCCGGGCGACCTCAATGA
- a CDS encoding alpha/beta fold hydrolase, with product MRRPTVRLRVPTLLATLTLVAATGLAGPGSTAVAGPSTSSAGKPTVVLVHGAWADSSSWNDVVPRLRHDGYRTATPDLALESVAADVTQVRAVLDSITGKKILVAHSYGGIVISNAAAGRTDVLGLVFSAAFVPNEGDSIASLGAGFVASDAFHHLAFTGAAFASPAYIAPNLFRQYFAQDLPPARAGLLNAAQQPLNFPIVTTPSGPVAWPSTPSWYAISAGDRMIDPAQQRWMATRAGARTVELADASHAGGITRYAAQFTALVGRAAHATTR from the coding sequence ATGCGCCGCCCGACGGTACGCCTGCGCGTGCCCACGCTCCTCGCGACGCTCACCCTCGTCGCGGCAACCGGTCTGGCCGGACCCGGCTCCACGGCGGTCGCCGGGCCGAGCACGTCGAGTGCCGGCAAGCCCACCGTCGTGCTCGTGCATGGCGCCTGGGCCGACTCCAGCAGCTGGAACGACGTCGTGCCGCGGCTGCGCCACGACGGCTACCGCACCGCCACACCCGATCTGGCGCTGGAGTCCGTCGCGGCCGACGTGACCCAGGTCCGCGCCGTACTCGACTCCATCACCGGCAAGAAGATCCTCGTCGCGCACTCCTACGGCGGCATCGTCATCTCCAACGCCGCCGCCGGCCGCACCGACGTGCTCGGCCTGGTGTTCTCGGCCGCGTTCGTGCCCAACGAGGGCGACTCGATCGCCAGCCTCGGCGCCGGCTTCGTGGCCTCCGACGCGTTCCACCACCTCGCGTTCACCGGCGCTGCCTTCGCATCCCCGGCCTACATCGCCCCGAACCTGTTCCGGCAGTACTTCGCCCAAGACCTGCCGCCGGCACGAGCAGGTCTGCTCAACGCAGCCCAACAGCCGTTGAACTTCCCCATCGTCACCACACCGTCCGGGCCTGTGGCCTGGCCAAGCACACCATCGTGGTACGCCATCTCGGCAGGCGACCGGATGATCGACCCGGCACAGCAACGCTGGATGGCCACCCGCGCCGGCGCCCGCACGGTCGAGCTCGCAGACGCCAGCCACGCCGGCGGTATCACCCGCTACGCGGCCCAGTTCACCGCGCTCGTCGGGCGTGCCGCCCACGCCACCACCCGCTAA
- a CDS encoding GlxA family transcriptional regulator, translating into MHRVAVIAVPPATTFDLSIPELVLGETLIDGTPGYRVRICTARPGVVVTSGSLQVTVPYGLETVDDADTVIVTGTAARDDIDPRILSTLRRCAAQGKRIASICTGAFVLAQAGLLDGRRATTYWAKSEEFARRFPTVELRPDVLYVQDGNVLTSAGLSAGIDLCLHLVRSDYGAATANAVARLVVAAPVRPGGQAQFIKAPLPPETGTSLAATRSWALEQLHDPLTRAALAAHARTSIRTLSRKFHDETGHSPLQWLLHQRVIRAQELLETTDLPMEQVARLSGLATTDSLRLHLTRRTGLTPSAYRAAFTQHPRQWHTDTATT; encoded by the coding sequence ATGCACCGGGTTGCTGTCATCGCCGTCCCTCCGGCGACCACCTTCGACCTGTCCATTCCCGAACTGGTGCTCGGCGAGACGTTGATCGACGGCACCCCCGGCTACCGGGTGCGCATCTGCACCGCCCGCCCCGGGGTTGTCGTGACCAGCGGCAGCCTGCAGGTCACCGTCCCCTATGGCCTGGAGACCGTCGACGACGCGGACACCGTCATCGTCACGGGCACCGCGGCCCGCGACGACATCGACCCGCGCATCCTCTCGACGCTGCGACGCTGCGCGGCCCAAGGCAAGCGCATCGCCTCGATCTGCACCGGAGCCTTCGTCCTTGCCCAGGCCGGACTGCTCGACGGCCGCCGCGCCACCACCTACTGGGCCAAGTCCGAAGAGTTCGCCCGCCGCTTCCCCACCGTCGAGCTTCGCCCCGACGTGCTGTATGTCCAGGATGGCAACGTCCTGACCTCAGCCGGACTGTCCGCCGGCATCGACCTGTGCCTGCACCTGGTACGCAGCGACTACGGCGCCGCGACAGCCAACGCGGTCGCCCGCCTAGTCGTGGCGGCACCCGTACGACCCGGTGGACAAGCCCAGTTCATCAAGGCACCGCTACCGCCCGAGACCGGCACCTCCCTGGCCGCCACCCGTAGCTGGGCACTCGAACAACTACACGACCCACTCACCCGCGCAGCCCTCGCGGCCCATGCCCGCACCAGCATCCGCACCCTGTCCCGCAAATTCCACGACGAGACCGGCCACAGCCCGCTTCAATGGCTGCTGCATCAGCGGGTGATCCGGGCCCAGGAACTCCTGGAAACAACCGACTTGCCGATGGAGCAGGTCGCCCGCCTCAGCGGCCTGGCCACCACCGATTCCCTACGCCTGCACCTGACACGACGAACCGGACTGACACCCAGCGCCTACCGTGCTGCGTTCACCCAGCACCCACGCCAATGGCACACAGACACCGCCACGACCTGA
- a CDS encoding dihydrofolate reductase family protein gives MLTHHPEDATPADGVTFLDCHPAEAVRIGLEAAGGKNLEVLSPTIGRQLLELGLIDEIDLHIEPVLLGEGIRLYDNPGSEPIRLHRVGDVHPDSEVNVRYLPTTVECPQSGNAR, from the coding sequence GTGCTCACCCACCACCCTGAGGACGCCACTCCCGCCGACGGTGTCACCTTCTTAGATTGTCACCCCGCGGAGGCGGTACGGATCGGGCTGGAGGCCGCCGGCGGCAAGAACCTCGAGGTGTTATCCCCGACCATCGGCCGTCAGCTACTCGAACTGGGACTGATCGACGAGATCGACCTCCACATCGAACCGGTCCTGCTCGGCGAAGGAATCCGGCTCTACGACAACCCGGGCAGCGAGCCGATCCGGCTCCACCGGGTCGGCGACGTCCACCCCGACTCGGAAGTCAACGTCCGGTACCTGCCCACAACAGTAGAATGTCCCCAATCGGGCAACGCCAGATAG
- a CDS encoding alpha/beta hydrolase, whose product MTTMPVLFIHGLWLHATSWNPWIEVFTQAGYDATAPGWPGDPASVQEARDNPESMADRGIDDVVEHYAKIIADLPAKPILVGHSFGGMFAQKLLGQDLAAAAVAIDAAQIKGVLPLPLSSLRATLPVFKNPANRHRTVALTAEQFRFAFGNAIPVEESDALFAQWAIPAPGRPLFEAAAANFNPHSPAKVDTANSGRGPLLLVMGARTTPSPKRSPRPPSSSTGTAPRPPTSSNSPIGRTH is encoded by the coding sequence ATGACGACGATGCCCGTGCTGTTCATCCATGGCCTCTGGCTGCACGCCACCTCCTGGAACCCGTGGATCGAGGTGTTCACCCAGGCCGGCTACGACGCCACCGCACCGGGCTGGCCCGGTGACCCCGCATCCGTGCAAGAGGCCCGCGACAACCCCGAAAGCATGGCCGATCGCGGCATCGACGACGTCGTCGAGCACTACGCGAAGATCATCGCCGACCTTCCGGCCAAGCCGATCCTGGTCGGACACTCCTTCGGCGGCATGTTCGCCCAGAAGCTCCTGGGCCAGGACCTCGCCGCCGCGGCGGTCGCCATCGACGCGGCCCAGATCAAGGGGGTACTGCCGTTGCCGCTGTCCTCGCTGCGGGCGACGCTGCCGGTGTTCAAGAACCCGGCCAACAGGCACCGCACCGTGGCGCTGACCGCCGAACAGTTCCGATTCGCTTTCGGCAACGCGATCCCGGTCGAGGAGTCCGACGCCCTCTTCGCGCAGTGGGCGATCCCGGCCCCGGGCAGGCCCTTGTTCGAGGCCGCCGCCGCGAACTTCAACCCGCACTCGCCGGCGAAGGTCGACACCGCCAACTCCGGCCGGGGGCCGCTGCTGCTGGTCATGGGGGCAAGGACCACACCGTCCCCGAAGCGATCACCAAGGCCACCCTCAAGCAGTACCGGCACAGCACCGCGACCACCGACATCGTCGAATTCGCCGATCGGGCGCACTCACTGA
- a CDS encoding dihydrofolate reductase family protein, with protein MKRAVASVDMSLDGVIEHRQRWMFDHHDGEADAYAHQQLLASDALLMGRRTYLTLAEAWSAAPTGSDLATRMNTMPKYVVSSTMDRVEWRNTTIISGDLPGEVSKLLRAGQNLLMYGFGPVAQTLMYHDLLDELRIWLHPVLVGSGNLRDLLFRDGSTAKLRLVRTRTFTSGLVVLAYQPIAGSAA; from the coding sequence ATGAAACGGGCAGTCGCATCGGTCGACATGTCGCTCGACGGGGTGATCGAACACCGGCAACGATGGATGTTCGACCACCACGACGGCGAGGCCGACGCGTACGCCCACCAGCAGCTCCTAGCGAGCGACGCGCTCCTCATGGGCCGCCGGACCTACCTGACCCTCGCCGAGGCGTGGTCGGCCGCTCCCACCGGCTCGGACCTGGCAACGCGAATGAACACGATGCCCAAGTACGTCGTGTCGTCCACCATGGACAGAGTTGAGTGGCGCAACACGACGATCATCAGCGGTGACCTCCCCGGCGAAGTGTCGAAGCTCCTGCGCGCCGGCCAGAACCTCCTGATGTACGGGTTCGGCCCGGTCGCGCAGACGCTGATGTACCACGACCTGCTCGACGAGTTGCGGATCTGGCTGCACCCGGTACTGGTCGGCAGCGGAAACCTGCGCGACCTGCTCTTCCGAGACGGCAGCACAGCGAAGCTGCGCCTGGTGCGGACCAGGACGTTCACCTCGGGTCTCGTCGTACTCGCCTACCAGCCAATCGCCGGGTCGGCTGCCTGA
- a CDS encoding ATP-binding protein translates to MHPVEVSEREAEVLAAVGARLSNAQIANRLHISVRTVESHVSSLLRKYGATDRWDLAEQAQLGTPPPGHLAGLPTSRTTFVGRSRERELVVGLLADTRLVTLLGPGGIGKTRLAAVVAEAVGPSFPLGGAFVDLVPVRDGFVERAVAATIGVTERPGQNLADSIAQRLGRGRSLLVLDNCEHLIDAAAEFVERLLSTCPDVTVLVTSRERTGVPGERTVPVEPLPLACDAERLFLDRATAADPDFTADHALVAELCGRLDGLPLAIELAAARSPSLGADGLLAALDDGLRVLTGGRGPVERHRSVRAVLDWSHDLLAEDERELFRRLSVFVGGFDLTAVAALLPGRTSGAVADVLGRLVDKSLVMHQGGTRSRWRLLETVRAFAAEQLDASGERADVQQRHLRWAAAAGAELEGRLDGEWRGDFDAVVDDLRAALAAAAPGSEVVPHQLARSLGHLTYARRFLHEAPGHYEEAARRAPSPQDAARDLRSASDSAHAFIDTGRAFDLLLASAEQARLAGDANAEAITLAFAVTTANRHPAGFTDEVPHERLRDLLDRAMAIGDHQDRFVAAHLAAANAWNAHAEKVTPDPGLMTAAVATARATGDQVLISACLDAVSIAALAAGRFREAHQVATERMALLDDMSRDDPYPAPEITDTYHMAATCAVTVGDPSTALSVARLAAADDLVGGQSAVALSALLPARVLLGDLDGTVRDGLALWDVCERARSPLAWLSPAVASVALAHGLLGDDDAFQLWRTRAKQVAGNARFRYLDAYAAFVDARVALHTGQTNNAAALVERTCAEFPLQDWHRAFAHAAGAELAVASGLPDAADRLAAASATATENDWATACLTRARGRFDHDADALTTSLAAWDRIGARFEHAYTLRLIQEL, encoded by the coding sequence GTGCATCCAGTCGAGGTCTCCGAGCGCGAGGCAGAGGTACTCGCGGCGGTCGGCGCACGCCTGTCCAACGCTCAGATCGCCAACCGGCTGCACATCTCCGTGCGCACGGTCGAGAGCCACGTGTCGTCCCTGTTGCGCAAATATGGCGCCACCGACCGGTGGGACCTCGCCGAGCAGGCACAGCTCGGCACGCCCCCACCCGGTCACCTGGCCGGGCTGCCGACCTCGCGCACGACGTTCGTTGGACGATCCCGCGAGCGTGAGCTGGTCGTCGGCCTGCTCGCGGACACGCGGCTGGTGACGCTGCTCGGCCCCGGCGGGATCGGCAAGACCCGCCTGGCGGCGGTGGTGGCTGAGGCGGTGGGGCCGTCGTTCCCGCTGGGCGGCGCGTTTGTCGACCTGGTGCCGGTGCGCGACGGGTTCGTCGAACGGGCGGTGGCCGCCACCATCGGCGTGACCGAACGGCCGGGTCAGAACCTGGCGGACAGCATCGCCCAACGGCTCGGCCGCGGCCGGTCACTGCTGGTCCTGGACAACTGCGAACACCTCATCGACGCCGCGGCCGAGTTCGTCGAGCGGCTGCTGTCGACCTGTCCCGACGTGACGGTGCTGGTCACCAGCCGGGAACGGACCGGCGTGCCAGGCGAGCGGACAGTGCCGGTCGAGCCGCTGCCGTTGGCCTGCGACGCCGAGCGGCTGTTCCTCGACAGGGCCACAGCCGCCGACCCCGACTTCACGGCCGACCACGCCCTCGTCGCTGAACTCTGCGGCCGGCTCGATGGCCTACCGCTGGCGATCGAGCTCGCGGCCGCGCGCAGCCCGTCGCTCGGCGCCGACGGACTGCTCGCCGCGCTCGACGACGGTCTGCGGGTGCTGACCGGTGGCCGGGGCCCGGTCGAGCGGCACCGGTCGGTGCGCGCGGTGCTCGACTGGAGCCACGACCTGCTGGCGGAGGACGAACGGGAGCTGTTCCGCCGCCTGTCGGTCTTCGTCGGCGGGTTCGACCTGACTGCTGTCGCCGCGTTGCTGCCCGGTCGTACCAGCGGCGCGGTCGCCGACGTGCTCGGCAGACTCGTCGACAAGAGCCTCGTCATGCATCAGGGAGGCACGCGGAGCAGGTGGCGGTTGCTGGAGACCGTACGAGCGTTCGCCGCGGAACAGCTCGACGCGAGCGGTGAGCGGGCCGATGTCCAGCAGCGGCACCTGCGGTGGGCCGCGGCGGCCGGTGCCGAGCTGGAGGGCAGGCTGGACGGCGAGTGGCGGGGTGACTTCGACGCGGTCGTCGACGACTTACGCGCGGCCCTCGCCGCCGCCGCTCCCGGCTCCGAGGTCGTCCCGCACCAGTTGGCCCGGTCACTGGGGCACCTGACCTACGCCCGCCGGTTCCTACACGAGGCCCCCGGCCATTACGAGGAGGCCGCCAGGCGGGCGCCCTCCCCGCAGGACGCGGCACGGGACCTGCGCAGTGCCTCCGACAGCGCGCATGCCTTCATCGACACTGGCCGGGCCTTCGACCTGCTGCTCGCCTCGGCCGAGCAGGCGCGGCTGGCCGGGGACGCCAACGCCGAGGCGATCACGCTCGCCTTCGCCGTCACCACGGCCAACCGGCATCCGGCCGGGTTCACCGACGAGGTGCCCCACGAGCGGCTGCGTGACCTGCTCGACCGGGCAATGGCCATCGGCGACCACCAGGATCGGTTCGTGGCCGCCCATCTCGCCGCGGCGAACGCGTGGAACGCCCACGCGGAGAAGGTCACTCCCGACCCCGGCCTGATGACGGCCGCCGTGGCCACCGCCCGCGCCACCGGCGATCAGGTGCTGATCAGCGCGTGCCTCGACGCGGTCAGCATCGCGGCACTCGCCGCCGGCCGGTTCCGGGAAGCGCACCAGGTCGCCACCGAGCGGATGGCCCTGCTCGACGACATGTCCCGCGACGACCCGTACCCGGCACCCGAGATCACCGACACGTACCACATGGCCGCCACCTGCGCGGTCACCGTCGGCGACCCGTCCACCGCGCTGTCCGTGGCAAGGCTGGCCGCGGCCGACGACCTCGTCGGCGGGCAGTCGGCCGTCGCCTTGAGCGCGCTGCTGCCGGCGCGGGTGCTGCTGGGCGACCTCGACGGAACCGTGCGCGACGGTCTGGCCCTCTGGGACGTCTGCGAGCGGGCCAGAAGCCCGCTCGCGTGGCTCTCACCGGCGGTCGCGTCGGTCGCGCTGGCCCACGGTCTCCTCGGCGACGACGATGCGTTCCAGCTGTGGCGGACCAGGGCCAAGCAGGTCGCCGGCAACGCCCGGTTCCGGTACCTGGACGCGTACGCCGCGTTCGTCGACGCCCGGGTGGCCCTCCACACCGGACAGACGAACAACGCCGCCGCACTGGTTGAGCGCACCTGCGCCGAATTCCCGCTCCAGGACTGGCACCGCGCGTTCGCCCATGCCGCCGGAGCGGAGCTGGCCGTCGCGAGTGGACTGCCCGACGCGGCCGACCGACTCGCGGCGGCATCGGCCACAGCCACCGAGAACGACTGGGCAACCGCCTGCCTCACCCGAGCCCGCGGCCGGTTCGACCACGACGCGGACGCACTCACCACATCCCTCGCCGCGTGGGACCGCATCGGCGCCCGCTTCGAACACGCCTACACCCTGCGGCTGATCCAGGAACTGTAA
- a CDS encoding TraR/DksA family transcriptional regulator, whose translation MVRDELLRLRVSAEAEAATLAVDLEALFAASRNSNADDEHDPEGATIGFERAQLTALLAAARERIAEIDDALRRLDSGTYGVCEKCGQPIADERLAARPFARRCITCA comes from the coding sequence ATGGTCCGGGATGAGCTGCTGCGGCTTCGAGTGAGCGCCGAGGCTGAGGCGGCGACGTTGGCCGTGGATTTGGAGGCGCTGTTCGCGGCATCGCGCAATTCGAACGCCGACGACGAGCACGACCCGGAGGGCGCCACCATCGGCTTCGAGCGCGCCCAGCTGACCGCGCTGCTGGCGGCCGCGCGGGAGCGAATCGCCGAAATCGACGACGCGCTGCGCCGGCTGGACTCCGGGACCTACGGCGTCTGCGAAAAGTGCGGACAACCGATCGCTGATGAACGGCTCGCCGCGCGCCCGTTCGCGCGCCGCTGTATCACATGCGCATAG
- a CDS encoding IS1380 family transposase has translation MQSTAWSKDLRVTADGSGVVSHVGAVLLRMLADRAGLTEAVSGVLARRGWWPGHDRGRVLVDLAVMIADGGEAICDIDVLRHQGELFGPVASPATCWRALDEVGDRQLRRIAAARAQVRARVWALLGQLPRARAAGRDIGDGVVVLDVDSTIVLAHSDKEGAAPTYKHTFGFHPILVTCDNTGELLAVKLRPGNAGANTAADHLQVLAEAFAQIPAAHRRHLLVRGDSAAATHAVLDWLVEQGKRRGRAVEYSIGWAIGEAERTAIAAIPTSGWSPAINADGGIREGAQVAELTGLLDLPGWPDGMRVIVRRERPHPGAQLTLFEERDGWRYTAFITGTQVGALQWLEARHRAHARVEDRIRTGKDTGLGRLPSREFAINQAWCTAAAIAVDLLRWLQLLGLDGDLALAEPKRLRYRVLHTAARLTRGQRRRWLRIPATWPWATQITAAFDRIAAIPAPG, from the coding sequence GTGCAGTCTACGGCGTGGTCGAAGGATCTGCGGGTTACCGCGGACGGTTCGGGTGTGGTGTCGCACGTCGGTGCGGTGCTGCTGCGGATGCTGGCCGATCGGGCCGGCCTGACCGAGGCGGTCTCCGGTGTTTTGGCTCGACGTGGCTGGTGGCCGGGCCATGATCGAGGTCGGGTGTTGGTCGACCTGGCGGTGATGATCGCCGACGGTGGCGAGGCGATTTGCGACATCGACGTGCTGCGCCATCAGGGTGAGCTGTTCGGACCGGTCGCCTCACCGGCGACCTGCTGGCGGGCCCTGGACGAGGTCGGCGACCGCCAGCTGCGGCGGATCGCCGCGGCCCGTGCACAGGTCCGCGCCCGCGTGTGGGCGCTGCTCGGGCAGCTACCGCGAGCACGGGCCGCCGGCCGGGACATCGGCGACGGGGTAGTCGTGCTCGATGTCGACTCCACGATCGTGTTGGCGCATAGCGACAAGGAAGGCGCGGCGCCGACCTACAAGCACACGTTCGGGTTCCATCCGATCCTGGTCACCTGTGATAACACCGGCGAGTTGTTAGCGGTCAAGCTGCGGCCCGGCAACGCCGGCGCGAACACCGCCGCAGATCATCTCCAGGTCCTGGCGGAGGCGTTCGCGCAGATTCCCGCCGCCCATCGCAGGCACTTGCTGGTCCGTGGTGACTCGGCCGCCGCGACGCACGCCGTGCTGGACTGGTTGGTCGAGCAAGGCAAGCGTCGCGGCCGCGCCGTGGAGTACTCGATCGGCTGGGCGATCGGCGAAGCCGAGCGGACCGCTATCGCCGCCATCCCCACCTCGGGGTGGTCACCGGCCATCAACGCCGACGGCGGCATCCGCGAGGGTGCGCAGGTCGCCGAACTGACCGGCCTGCTCGATCTGCCCGGCTGGCCGGACGGGATGCGGGTGATCGTGCGCCGCGAACGCCCGCACCCCGGTGCACAGCTGACCCTCTTCGAGGAACGCGACGGCTGGCGCTACACCGCGTTCATCACCGGCACCCAGGTCGGTGCACTGCAATGGTTGGAGGCCCGCCACCGCGCCCACGCCCGCGTCGAGGACCGCATCCGCACCGGCAAAGACACCGGTCTTGGCCGACTGCCGTCCCGCGAGTTCGCGATCAACCAAGCCTGGTGCACCGCCGCAGCGATCGCCGTCGACCTGCTCCGCTGGCTCCAACTGCTCGGCCTGGACGGCGATCTCGCCCTGGCCGAACCCAAACGGCTGCGCTACCGCGTGCTGCACACCGCCGCCCGTCTGACCCGCGGCCAACGCCGCCGCTGGCTTCGCATCCCCGCCACCTGGCCCTGGGCCACCCAGATCACCGCCGCGTTCGACCGGATCGCGGCGATCCCCGCACCCGGCTGA
- a CDS encoding IS5 family transposase: protein MLAPHVPAGTVQGRDRQPTAAIVDSQTVRAAETVGRTSRGYDAGKKTNGRKRHIAVDTCGLLLAILITGGNIQDRDAARPLLWALRATFPTITLVWADSGYAGKLVDWATECLALTVQIVAKLAGQTTFVVLPRRWCVERTFSWINRCRRTVRDYERRPDHHAAMVQWAMIILMARLLAHHQPT from the coding sequence GTGCTGGCCCCGCACGTACCGGCCGGGACCGTGCAGGGCCGCGACCGGCAGCCCACCGCCGCGATCGTGGACTCCCAAACCGTGCGCGCAGCGGAGACCGTCGGCCGCACCAGCCGCGGCTACGACGCCGGCAAGAAGACCAACGGCCGTAAACGGCACATCGCCGTGGACACCTGCGGCCTGCTCCTGGCCATCCTGATCACCGGCGGCAACATACAGGACCGCGACGCCGCACGGCCCCTGCTGTGGGCGCTGCGCGCCACCTTCCCCACCATCACCCTGGTCTGGGCCGACTCCGGCTACGCCGGCAAACTCGTCGACTGGGCCACCGAATGCCTGGCCCTGACCGTCCAGATCGTGGCCAAGCTCGCCGGACAGACCACCTTCGTCGTCCTGCCCCGCAGATGGTGCGTCGAGCGCACCTTCTCCTGGATCAACAGATGCCGCCGCACCGTCCGCGACTACGAACGCCGACCCGACCACCACGCCGCCATGGTCCAATGGGCCATGATCATCCTCATGGCCCGCCTCCTCGCCCACCACCAACCCACCTGA